A single window of Pseudophryne corroboree isolate aPseCor3 chromosome 5, aPseCor3.hap2, whole genome shotgun sequence DNA harbors:
- the IRX2 gene encoding iroquois-class homeodomain protein IRX-2, with amino-acid sequence MSYPQGYLYQPPGSLALYSCPAYGASALAAPRSEELARSSSGSAFSPYPGSAAFSAQAATGFSSPLQYSSDPAGFTSYMGSPYDAHTTGMTGAISYHPYGSPAYPYQLNDPAYRKNATRDATATLKAWLQEHRKNPYPTKGEKIMLAIITKMTLTQVSTWFANARRRLKKENKMTWAPRNKSEDEDEDDGDGERGKDVHADKIQDSNETSAEDEGISLHVDSLTDHSCSAESDGEKLPCRAGDHLCESGTESKGKYEDEDDDEDIDEEDRIVPAKPVTSSPLSGIEAPVLNHQNEGSLRTSNKSTLDNRISPSSQTPASKPKLWSLAEIATSDIKHQNMSQSCQLSAVSSATSSSASHSSAYPSSSILGRHIYYTSPFYSNYTNYGNFNALQSQGILRYNSTSVTSNESLSQAVLNSNSLHKHTTDSIKTPSSQLDQHYRSSSYESKKDPTEVCTVGAQPYL; translated from the exons ATGTCTTATCCTCAGGGTTACCTCTACCAGCCGCCTGGCTCCTTGGCTCTATATTCCTGCCCGGCTTATGGGGCCTCAGCGCTGGCCGCCCCCAGGAGCGAGGAGCTGGCCAGGTCTTCGTCCGGCTCCGCCTTCAGCCCTTACCCGGGATCGGCTGCCTTCAGCGCCCAGGCGGCCACAGGCTTCAGCAGCCCATTGCAGTACTCCAGCGACCCGGCCGGATTCACGTCTTATATG GGCTCTCCTTATGATGCACACACGACTGGTATGACAGGAGCAATCAGCTACCATCCATATGGCAGCCCAGCTTATCCGTACCAATTAAATGACCCAGCTTATAGGAAAAATGCTACTAGGGACGCTACAGCCACGTTGAAGGCCTGGTTGCAGGAGCATAGAAAGAACCCATACCCCACCAAGGGCGAGAAAATCATGCTGGCCATTATCACCAAGATGACCCTCACCCAGGTCTCCACCTGGTTTGCCAACGCCAGGAGGAGACTAAAGAAAGAGAACAAGATGACCTGGGCGCCTCGAAATAAAAGCGAGGACGAGGACGAAGACGATGGAGATGGGGAAAGGGGCAAAGATGTACATGCTGATAAGATCCAAGACAGCAATGAGACATCAGCAGAGGATGAAG GCATTAGCTTGCACGTAGACTCTCTGACAGATCATTCTTGCTCTGCCGAATCTGATGGGGAGAAGTTGCCTTGTAGAGCTGGGGACCATCTTTGTGAGTCAGGCACTGAATCTAAGGGCAAATATGAGGATGAAGACGACGATGAAGACATTGATGAGGAAGACAGAATTGTTCCTGCAAAGCCTGTCACTTCATCGCCTCTCAGTGGCATAGAGGCACCTGTGCTTAATCACCAAAATGAGGGCAGCCTCAGAACCTCCAACAAATCCACTTTGGACAATAGGATTTCTCCCAGTTCTCAGACACCAGCTAGCAAACCCAAACTATGGTCACTTGCAGAAATAGCCACATCAGACATTAAACATCAGAACATGAGCCAGAGCTGTCAGTTGTCAGCTGTGTCCTCTGCCACCTCGTCATCTGCATCTCACAGCTCTGCTTATCCTTCATCTTCAATTTTGGGAAGGCATATATACTACACGTCACCTTTTTATAGCAACTATACGAACTATGGGAATTTCAATGCTCTCCAAAGCCAAGGAATCCTAAGATATAACTCAACATCAGTGACCTCCAATGAGAGTCTAAGTCAAGCGGTTTTAAACAGTAACTCTCTGCACAAACATACTACTGACTCTATAAAGACTCCCAGCAGTCAGTTAGATCAACACTACAGGTCATCTAGCTATGAATCTAAAAAAG ATCCCACTGAAGTCTGCACAGTAGGAGCACAACCATACCTATAG